AACTCGCGGTTCAGCGAGCCACCGCGGGCAGCGAAGCGTGATGACCGAGGACCTCGACGCCGGCACCGAGGCATCGGTCCCGGTATGGGCCGTCTTCGGCGACCTGATGTCGGGCCTGCTGGGCGCCTTCGTGCTGATCCTGGTGTGCGTGATCGGCATGCAGCTCGAGCTCGCGACCAAGCTCGAAGCCGAGGTCAAGCAGCGCAGGGTCGAGGCCGAGCGGCTGCAGACGCTAGAGCAGGCGCTGGCCGGCCCGCTCGCGGCGGGCCGCGTGACGCTGAACAACGGGCGCATCGGCATCAGCGGCAGCGTGCTGTTCGCGCTGAACTCCGCGGAGCTGCAGCCCGAAGGCCGGCAACTGCTCAAGAGCCTGGCCGCGCCGCTCACGGCCTACCTCCAGGCCCGCGACGAGATCCTGATGGTGAGCGGCTTCACCGACGACCGGCAGGTGCGCGGCGGCAACCGCCAGTTCGCGGACAACTGGGAACTCTCGGCCCAGCGCGCGCTGACGGTGACCCGCACGCTGATCGAGGAGGGCATTCCGTCGTCCGCGATCTTTGCCGCGGCGTTCGGCGCCGAGCAGGCGGTGGCATCGAATGCCGATGCCGATGGGCGGTCCAGGAACCGGCGCGTGGAGATGGCGCCCACGCCGAAGCGCTCGGACGCAAAGACGAAGCCTCGTGAGTAGCGACGAAGCCAACGGAATGGATGCAACGCTCGACGCATGGCGCGAGCGCGGGGCGCACCGCCTCGATCCGGTCCGCTTTCATTTCATCGAAACATTGGCCAAGCGCGCGGCAGACCACGGCGGGGAGGCGCGGCGCATCCTGGACGAGAAAGTTGCGGCGCTGCTTGCAGCCTACGGCGAGGATCTCGAAAAGGTTCCGGATACGGAAGTCGCCGCAGTCGAACAACCTCCGCGCGGGCCTCTCGCAGAACTGACCGGCCACCTCGCACAGCACGCATCGTCCGGGCGGATGGACCCGGTGAC
This region of Variovorax sp. RKNM96 genomic DNA includes:
- a CDS encoding OmpA family protein, with the protein product MTEDLDAGTEASVPVWAVFGDLMSGLLGAFVLILVCVIGMQLELATKLEAEVKQRRVEAERLQTLEQALAGPLAAGRVTLNNGRIGISGSVLFALNSAELQPEGRQLLKSLAAPLTAYLQARDEILMVSGFTDDRQVRGGNRQFADNWELSAQRALTVTRTLIEEGIPSSAIFAAAFGAEQAVASNADADGRSRNRRVEMAPTPKRSDAKTKPRE